The genomic region TCACTCCCGCGGTCCGCAGGCAGGTGGAACAAGGTCTGGCCAAGCTGGAAAAGATCCTGGGCAACAACTTCGATACGCACGTCATCCTGAGTACGGAGCGCCATCGGCATATTGCCGAGATCACGATCGTGGTGCGCGATCATCCCATCGTGGGCATCGCCGAGGCCAATGACATGTCCGCAGCCGTGGGCGAGGCGCTGGACCGCATCGACCGGCAGGCGGTGAAGTACAAGAGCCGCTGGCGGACCATCAAGCGCAAGGCACGCAAGAAATGGGACGGAGGCGCGGTTCCGCGCCGGCGCGAGCCGCGGGCCAAGCGGGCCGCGGTGGGCCCTTCGGAAACCGCAGCCGTGCCCGTGGTGGTGCACGCCTTCCCTGCCACCCTGCGCACCGCCGAAGCCCACGTGGTGAAAGCCCGCGACGCCGTCGCTCTGCGCCCGATGACCCTGGAGGAGGCCATCAAGGAAGCCGAATTCCGCGACCGCGACGTATTCGTCTTCCGCGATCCGGCCGGCAAGGTGAAAGTGCTGCACCGCACCCGCGACGGGAAGCTGGAGCTGATCGAAGCGCCATGAAGCAAAGCGGGCAGCGATCCGGAAGCGCGAGTTCCAGGCTGCTCCGGTGGTCGGCGTGGGTCCTGCTGGGCGCAAGCATCCCGGTCTATGGCTGGGCGCAGCAGCCAGCGTCCCCTGCGTTCCCCAAGACCGCAAAAGCGGCCAGGCCCCGGACGGCGAAATCCACCGCGCTGGCCAGGCGGCTGCTCGACGCGGTGTACGGCGGCGACCTGGCGGCGGTGACGGCATTGCTGGAGCAGGGCGCCGATCCCAATCTGGCCAGGGACGAGGATGACGTCACGGCGCTGATGGCCGCGGTGGAAGCCCGCGATGTCGAAGTGGTCACGCGCCTGCTGGACGCCGGCGCCGATATTAACGCCGCCGATGCCGGAGGGTGGAGGCCGCTGATGTCGGCGGTCGAAACCGGCGAGCTGGACCTGATCG from Terriglobales bacterium harbors:
- the raiA gene encoding ribosome-associated translation inhibitor RaiA; translation: MNVEYTGRQYEVTPAVRRQVEQGLAKLEKILGNNFDTHVILSTERHRHIAEITIVVRDHPIVGIAEANDMSAAVGEALDRIDRQAVKYKSRWRTIKRKARKKWDGGAVPRRREPRAKRAAVGPSETAAVPVVVHAFPATLRTAEAHVVKARDAVALRPMTLEEAIKEAEFRDRDVFVFRDPAGKVKVLHRTRDGKLELIEAP